In Fluviispira sanaruensis, a genomic segment contains:
- a CDS encoding translocation/assembly module TamB domain-containing protein, translating to MIKFFKRIILFIIATFVSMNVAVFFILNSQTVQHAIVEYINVNYFNKQNLDLSLGSLSLSFFTGTLNLNEVYIKEKANENNNSKENFIGLNQLSVSLNLTSSYVKRSFVIRKILLRGLNLNIKYDENGELILPKYLIPKEKEQTSEGPINIPELVRKMMSEVQFDLEIINIVVQLGEINKNNYQKISLSHAEFKKIKDKNNIPSFQTEILLGDSAFKFPVIDKLITLSYLRTHIILNEKGDFNIHELDLQSNLANLNANINGNIGKKVQNTKYKAQIEMLEIDGKEAFDLLQMESSGKVLLKGQVESGKNLYEDPTFKGEAKWKNLTLESFDIYSGKADVIYVSRKIVYDKADIKTPLEGRIHAKGEFQFYKNFYFENIANVENLNFSELLKGLKVEKTPVDFKLSSENLKVSGYILSSNKKKSFELFAKGEAKAQKLYVNTFLDQVGRKPIPDININLDLRASALGLSLTKTEGAVKNLKTFNLAKFVIDEGYIDFTPKSGVGVNFKMTGKNIDISIAEYFLKFPTAGIADFTGELKLDRKTNEIEFSSQSKVYKGEIFGVQFEEFNGKWGLNTKGVWIKNADILVGRSENFNKSTLNLNNFDFNFDDMHSNINAKVNGKLNNLIYAVQYWLPQSILDTDADIKNFEVKQKGLFFHLSTWDLLLKSKLENIKLLDSVIHENIIDFNCKSGLCTDSLISFLDIKTTEEIESGDEDNTSFAIFELYDLSFENAGMRGNIFKLPLGMFARIFEKKISGVLNSNIQFKGKWSNLEGFANVNAYKISLDKSELGDFNLQLNPYDKNKIKIDLNAFSNQLNAFYIMQQGLEGDTILNINLVNFNSFFLIDSETRAKNSLFSQINAAMRFEGIAPFTKDENKKWYQYWKGSGKINSASVQVGKAIFELAQPQNIVFDGDEIKLDVFNLGGKIGRIQFGKTNLNFTKKTIYSSLNLDFNLGNFDLLSDAFGPSEGDLSGQFSITGSLYDPLISGSLYIGAKTLFVKSLQPAFNNLNAELKFKGKKLEIQNFFSEKGDGNLSASGSIDFSPIFSENPKYPEVTIKIVSKKADFRLLIPIFQIADMNVDSELTLSGTDIPYLLTGEVNLKKLRLFKDINCESISSQLFALNNSQKVTSSHNPFLAMNVNIHALSSFTIQSQCIRGRFSTSPLINLNGTSSEPIITGTISTDSASLILLKSRFEVKKAEFTFIELQKYDPNVDIFMEARVASETISVSINGRLSKSRLELSASPSTLPNGDRITQPDIISMISTGQVPAQSSSANLLTASTSLFPFIGYGNFSENSLLNNTVSTVTGGIIDNVTVSPTTQNGQVSWRATASRTLSQRLNLGVSYEAGDIGTRSSAYATFILNDTVSIFGSYDNNALTQQAITTEWTTGLRFRFGSQ from the coding sequence GTGATCAAGTTTTTTAAGCGAATCATTTTATTTATCATAGCTACGTTCGTATCTATGAATGTAGCTGTTTTTTTTATCCTAAATAGTCAGACAGTTCAACATGCAATTGTTGAATATATCAATGTAAACTACTTTAATAAGCAAAACCTTGATCTGAGTTTAGGTTCATTGAGCCTAAGCTTCTTTACAGGCACATTAAATTTAAACGAAGTCTATATAAAAGAGAAAGCAAATGAAAACAATAATAGTAAAGAAAACTTTATCGGTTTGAATCAATTATCAGTTTCTCTTAATTTAACATCGTCATATGTTAAAAGATCTTTTGTTATTAGAAAAATACTTTTGCGAGGATTAAATCTAAATATAAAATATGATGAAAACGGAGAACTTATATTACCAAAATATTTAATTCCAAAAGAGAAGGAGCAAACTTCTGAAGGGCCTATAAATATACCAGAATTGGTAAGAAAAATGATGTCTGAGGTGCAATTTGATTTAGAAATTATTAATATTGTTGTTCAGCTGGGAGAAATAAATAAAAATAACTACCAAAAAATATCTTTGTCACACGCTGAATTTAAAAAAATAAAAGATAAAAATAATATTCCGTCCTTTCAAACTGAAATACTATTAGGAGACTCTGCGTTTAAATTTCCTGTAATAGATAAATTAATCACACTCAGTTATTTAAGAACTCATATTATATTGAATGAAAAGGGGGATTTCAATATACACGAGTTAGATTTACAAAGTAATTTGGCTAATTTAAATGCAAATATAAATGGTAACATTGGGAAAAAAGTACAGAATACCAAATATAAAGCACAAATTGAAATGCTAGAAATTGATGGTAAAGAGGCATTTGATCTGCTGCAAATGGAATCTTCTGGTAAAGTGCTTTTAAAAGGACAGGTTGAATCTGGAAAAAATTTGTACGAGGATCCTACTTTTAAAGGAGAAGCAAAGTGGAAAAATTTAACTTTAGAGTCCTTTGATATTTATTCAGGTAAGGCTGATGTCATATATGTGTCTAGAAAAATAGTATATGATAAAGCTGATATTAAAACTCCTTTAGAAGGTAGAATTCATGCTAAAGGGGAATTTCAATTTTATAAGAATTTTTATTTTGAAAATATAGCAAATGTTGAAAATTTAAATTTTTCTGAGCTTTTAAAGGGGCTTAAAGTAGAAAAAACGCCTGTCGATTTTAAACTCAGTTCAGAAAATTTAAAAGTATCAGGATATATTCTTAGTAGTAATAAAAAAAAGTCTTTTGAACTCTTTGCTAAAGGTGAAGCGAAAGCTCAAAAACTTTATGTAAATACTTTTCTGGATCAAGTAGGCAGAAAACCTATACCTGATATAAATATCAATCTTGATCTCAGAGCAAGCGCTTTAGGTTTGTCCTTAACAAAAACCGAAGGGGCAGTAAAAAATTTAAAAACATTTAATTTAGCTAAATTTGTAATTGATGAGGGATATATTGATTTTACTCCTAAATCAGGAGTTGGTGTTAATTTCAAAATGACAGGGAAAAATATTGATATTTCTATTGCAGAATATTTTTTAAAATTCCCCACTGCAGGCATAGCTGATTTCACAGGTGAATTGAAATTAGATCGAAAAACAAATGAAATTGAATTTTCATCCCAATCAAAAGTTTATAAGGGAGAAATATTTGGTGTACAGTTTGAAGAATTTAATGGAAAATGGGGCTTAAATACAAAAGGTGTATGGATAAAAAATGCGGATATACTGGTAGGTAGATCTGAAAATTTTAATAAATCGACCCTGAATTTAAATAATTTTGATTTTAATTTTGACGATATGCATTCTAATATAAATGCTAAAGTAAATGGTAAGTTAAATAATCTGATATATGCTGTACAATATTGGTTACCCCAAAGTATATTAGATACTGATGCGGATATAAAAAACTTTGAAGTAAAACAAAAAGGACTTTTTTTCCATTTATCAACTTGGGATTTATTATTAAAGTCTAAATTAGAAAATATTAAATTATTAGATTCAGTTATTCATGAAAATATAATTGATTTTAATTGCAAATCTGGATTATGTACTGATTCCCTAATTTCTTTTCTTGATATTAAGACAACGGAAGAAATTGAAAGTGGCGATGAAGATAATACTTCTTTTGCTATATTTGAATTGTATGATTTGTCTTTCGAAAATGCAGGTATGAGGGGTAATATATTTAAACTTCCCCTTGGCATGTTTGCAAGAATATTTGAAAAAAAAATATCAGGTGTTCTTAATTCTAATATTCAATTTAAGGGAAAATGGAGTAATTTAGAAGGTTTTGCAAATGTAAATGCATATAAAATAAGTTTAGATAAATCTGAATTGGGTGATTTTAATCTGCAATTAAATCCATATGACAAAAATAAGATAAAGATAGATCTCAATGCATTTAGTAATCAGTTAAATGCATTTTATATCATGCAGCAAGGTTTAGAAGGTGACACTATATTAAATATAAACTTAGTAAATTTCAACTCATTTTTTTTGATAGATAGTGAAACACGAGCAAAAAATAGTTTATTTTCTCAAATAAATGCTGCAATGCGATTTGAAGGAATTGCACCTTTTACAAAGGATGAGAATAAAAAATGGTATCAATACTGGAAAGGAAGCGGAAAAATAAATTCAGCCTCAGTCCAAGTAGGTAAAGCAATATTTGAATTAGCGCAGCCACAAAATATTGTCTTTGATGGTGATGAAATAAAATTAGATGTATTTAACCTTGGTGGAAAAATTGGTCGTATCCAATTTGGAAAAACAAATTTAAATTTTACTAAAAAAACTATATACTCATCCCTTAATCTTGATTTTAATTTAGGTAATTTTGACTTACTTTCAGATGCATTTGGTCCTTCTGAAGGAGATTTAAGTGGACAATTTTCAATCACAGGATCCTTATATGATCCTTTGATTTCAGGAAGTCTATATATTGGTGCTAAGACGTTATTCGTAAAATCATTGCAGCCAGCATTTAATAATTTAAATGCTGAATTAAAATTCAAAGGTAAAAAGCTAGAAATTCAAAACTTTTTTTCTGAAAAAGGAGATGGTAATCTTTCTGCAAGTGGGAGTATTGACTTTTCCCCGATCTTTTCTGAAAATCCAAAATATCCTGAAGTGACTATAAAAATTGTTTCTAAAAAAGCAGACTTCAGGTTGCTTATACCTATTTTCCAAATCGCAGATATGAATGTGGATTCTGAATTAACTTTATCAGGCACTGATATACCTTATCTATTAACAGGCGAAGTGAATTTAAAAAAATTAAGATTGTTTAAAGATATTAATTGCGAGTCTATTTCGAGTCAATTATTTGCCTTAAATAATTCACAGAAGGTAACTTCCTCGCATAATCCTTTCTTAGCAATGAATGTCAACATTCATGCACTGAGCTCTTTTACTATTCAAAGTCAATGTATTCGTGGAAGATTTTCAACTTCACCCTTGATCAATTTAAATGGAACTTCAAGTGAACCTATTATAACAGGTACAATATCAACTGACTCAGCCAGTCTTATTTTGTTAAAGAGTCGTTTTGAAGTAAAAAAAGCAGAATTTACTTTTATTGAGTTACAAAAGTACGATCCCAATGTCGACATTTTTATGGAAGCAAGAGTCGCAAGTGAAACGATCAGTGTCAGTATCAATGGTCGTTTGAGTAAAAGCCGTTTGGAGCTCTCAGCGAGTCCGTCTACGTTACCTAATGGAGATAGAATCACCCAACCTGATATTATTTCTATGATATCAACTGGACAGGTTCCTGCCCAAAGCTCCAGTGCAAATTTGCTTACAGCATCAACAAGTCTTTTTCCATTTATAGGTTATGGAAATTTTTCTGAAAACTCGCTTCTCAATAATACCGTGAGCACAGTTACAGGTGGAATTATAGACAATGTGACTGTTTCGCCCACGACCCAAAATGGACAAGTGAGCTGGAGAGCAACAGCATCTCGTACATTATCGCAGAGACTAAATTTAGGTGTGAGTTATGAAGCTGGAGATATTGGAACGCGCAGTTCTGCTTATGCAACTTTTATTTTAAATGATACTGTTAGTATTTTTGGTTCGTATGATAATAATGCTCTGACTCAACAGGCAATTACAACAGAGTGGACAACTGGATTGAGGTTTCGTTTTGGCAGTCAATAA
- a CDS encoding tRNA dihydrouridine synthase — MPEIIPYVLKTRFNKLGIDFPFMIAPMVGLSHVAFRELIKSYTPKNINALRFTEMLSTRRIPNEKLETTHELKTARNEAFYIPQLLGNEEKFIAPSIEKLLIKNPWGFDINMGCPVSHTLKHNWGVRLMGSKDYAAQIVKIVKKYSSVPVSVKLRGGLAEDEDFDYLYSFVSALADGGADFLTIHARTRAQKHSGDANWQLVADIRNKMSIPIIANGNIQTAQDAVELIQNYGVDGAMIARAATARPWILWQISELLGNTEVPDGFEGRNAPSTPEEEGAEYLKACLKILSIMIDYFQDEAYILEKFRFFAATGARWFQFGHHFWRLTMRAKNVAQLRESIVNFSENSQNTMSKKIKMI, encoded by the coding sequence ATGCCTGAAATTATCCCTTATGTATTAAAGACTCGTTTCAATAAATTGGGGATAGATTTTCCATTTATGATAGCGCCTATGGTTGGTCTTTCGCATGTTGCATTTCGTGAGCTCATAAAAAGTTATACACCGAAAAATATCAATGCTCTTCGTTTCACAGAAATGCTTTCCACGCGAAGAATTCCTAATGAAAAATTAGAAACAACTCATGAGTTGAAGACCGCACGCAATGAAGCTTTTTATATTCCTCAACTATTAGGAAATGAAGAAAAGTTTATTGCTCCTAGTATAGAAAAATTGCTGATTAAAAACCCATGGGGTTTTGATATTAATATGGGCTGCCCGGTCTCGCACACTTTGAAACACAATTGGGGCGTACGTCTCATGGGATCAAAGGACTACGCAGCGCAGATTGTAAAGATTGTGAAAAAATATTCATCTGTTCCAGTCAGTGTCAAATTGCGCGGAGGGTTGGCTGAAGACGAAGATTTTGATTATCTTTATTCTTTTGTGAGTGCATTAGCGGATGGAGGGGCTGATTTTCTGACAATCCATGCACGTACGCGCGCGCAAAAGCACAGTGGAGATGCTAATTGGCAGTTAGTTGCAGATATTCGCAATAAGATGTCGATTCCAATAATAGCCAATGGGAATATTCAAACAGCTCAGGATGCTGTTGAGCTTATCCAAAATTATGGAGTTGATGGTGCAATGATTGCACGGGCAGCCACAGCGCGTCCTTGGATATTATGGCAAATATCTGAACTCCTGGGCAATACAGAAGTTCCAGATGGGTTTGAGGGGCGGAATGCGCCAAGCACACCTGAGGAAGAAGGTGCTGAGTATTTAAAAGCTTGTTTAAAGATACTTTCCATAATGATAGATTACTTTCAGGACGAAGCTTATATCTTAGAAAAATTCAGATTTTTTGCTGCAACAGGTGCGCGTTGGTTTCAATTTGGTCATCATTTTTGGCGATTGACAATGAGAGCAAAAAATGTAGCACAATTAAGAGAAAGTATTGTTAATTTTTCAGAAAATAGTCAGAATACAATGTCTAAAAAGATAAAAATGATTTAA
- a CDS encoding outer membrane protein assembly factor codes for MAVNKKYILNFLMSILITFNFFTSYANAQINKVTAIGSAFEQTNVEIRFYIDGKEQGFPQEILNDLGTVPFYELDDAIITKLIDTGIYQEIIIKKGQLDKKGNIFIVNAKTIKRIQDVFFSGLSSAESLEFERIIVSQRGRPFKASAANADSKEIEKNLIQKGYPNAKVIKYSIKELSPDSIRLNFEIKKGNPCHIDQVTVQDSLSNILNFLTIPIETGSICNLSAINESLDQLKENYWEQGFLEANVKLQEISYSENRESAKITLQIEKGRKTTFQIFDEDSQLMNNDFLVSKQGLTYSDIILLSDADLNAILTDFYKKQGYAFVNISNPERIVDKNGNTTLKFLLKRGAYVKIGKVTFIGTLPESESKVLQEMGLSSSFFSGSIPFYQENLNIYRDNLKKYLLSRGYLEAQVSNPDYVPNESSTEMNLVFRVDKGIKYLINSISFQGIPSDFELNNDKLSKMVQFGTVYSSDVLQNVLIEIKRQLLSAGYLYNEVKIEHAILPESKFEKYVNLVVKIDPGQIVRIRNIYIDTDFFGKELSILSASGLETGDIFSQESFDAARQSLIRHELFSTVSIEPLDINSIERKELRVDIIIHARSRSGYTLGISPGYGTLRGYNFGIDFTLNRLNNDGLKMISSASVSQERQQQNFASTETRQILGRQITLGFSEPLFKLGPLRTPFDATASVGYKVIAETLTNREYFTVNLKADWKPTFFDLNWNISQSITHESSNSTSSESAIVQVLDSPSIIIRELTSSVTLDNTDNPAWPTKGSRHNLQVSFARFGLDSEVQYNRYVVSTDLYFPLYKKLSGAITLGGKFIVDTVNKSGDTVTPPASRRETLTDTALVRGFPETYGSAAPGPLLWVHYNQSNPTLNCPTQLTSIGATNLIYFKAEARYRFNDNIGFVAFFDTATNYFSRAEINNINKFIQNRISSVPSSTDCVPDQAALITTGSVNLKSSNFIEQYWRQAYVSTGFGFRYIVSNYATISLDYGYPLKDPSSNETGCVSPAEALNATTPPRCVTRIQDSAYINNAIQFKGALHLKVGAQF; via the coding sequence TTGGCAGTCAATAAAAAATATATATTAAACTTTTTGATGAGTATATTAATAACATTTAATTTTTTTACTTCTTATGCAAATGCTCAAATAAATAAAGTAACCGCTATAGGTTCAGCATTTGAGCAAACAAACGTTGAAATTCGTTTTTATATTGATGGAAAAGAGCAGGGGTTTCCTCAGGAAATTCTAAATGATTTAGGGACTGTCCCTTTTTATGAATTGGATGATGCAATAATTACAAAGTTGATAGATACAGGAATCTATCAAGAAATTATTATTAAGAAAGGGCAGTTAGATAAAAAAGGGAATATTTTTATTGTTAATGCGAAAACTATTAAACGCATTCAAGATGTGTTCTTTTCAGGACTTTCATCAGCTGAAAGTTTAGAGTTCGAAAGAATAATAGTATCGCAAAGAGGCCGTCCTTTTAAGGCATCAGCAGCAAATGCTGATTCTAAAGAAATTGAAAAAAACCTTATACAAAAGGGTTATCCTAATGCAAAAGTTATTAAATATTCGATTAAAGAACTTTCTCCTGATTCTATTAGACTCAATTTTGAAATAAAAAAAGGTAATCCTTGTCATATAGATCAAGTGACTGTTCAAGATTCTTTGTCAAATATTTTGAACTTTTTAACAATTCCAATAGAAACTGGCTCAATCTGTAATTTATCAGCTATAAATGAGTCTTTGGATCAGTTGAAAGAAAACTATTGGGAACAAGGTTTTCTAGAAGCTAATGTTAAATTACAAGAAATTTCATATTCTGAAAATAGGGAAAGCGCAAAGATAACGTTACAAATAGAAAAGGGAAGGAAAACAACTTTTCAGATTTTTGATGAAGACAGTCAACTTATGAATAATGATTTTTTAGTATCAAAACAGGGATTAACTTATTCTGATATTATATTGTTATCAGATGCTGATTTAAATGCTATTTTGACTGATTTTTATAAAAAACAAGGCTATGCTTTTGTAAATATAAGCAATCCAGAAAGAATTGTTGATAAAAATGGAAATACTACTTTAAAATTTCTTTTGAAAAGGGGAGCCTACGTAAAGATTGGTAAGGTAACTTTTATCGGAACATTGCCTGAAAGTGAATCCAAAGTATTACAAGAGATGGGTTTGAGTTCTAGTTTTTTTTCAGGTTCAATTCCGTTTTATCAAGAAAATTTAAATATCTACAGAGATAATCTCAAGAAGTACTTATTGTCTAGAGGTTATTTGGAGGCGCAAGTTTCCAATCCAGACTATGTTCCAAATGAATCAAGTACGGAAATGAATCTTGTTTTTCGCGTAGATAAAGGAATAAAATATCTAATCAATAGCATATCATTTCAAGGTATTCCATCTGATTTTGAATTAAATAATGATAAATTATCGAAAATGGTTCAATTCGGTACAGTTTATAGTTCAGATGTTTTGCAGAACGTATTGATTGAAATAAAAAGGCAACTTTTATCAGCAGGGTATTTATATAATGAGGTAAAAATTGAACATGCAATTTTACCTGAGAGTAAATTTGAAAAATATGTTAATTTAGTTGTTAAAATTGATCCCGGGCAGATTGTTAGAATTCGAAATATTTATATTGATACAGACTTTTTTGGCAAAGAATTATCAATTTTATCTGCGTCGGGATTAGAAACAGGTGATATTTTCTCGCAAGAAAGTTTTGATGCAGCAAGACAAAGTTTAATTCGCCATGAGTTATTTTCAACTGTATCAATTGAACCATTAGATATTAATTCAATTGAGCGAAAAGAATTGAGGGTTGATATCATAATCCATGCGCGTTCACGTTCAGGCTATACCTTAGGAATATCTCCAGGATATGGGACACTGCGGGGCTATAATTTTGGAATTGATTTTACGTTAAATCGTTTAAATAATGATGGTCTTAAAATGATATCTTCAGCCTCTGTGAGTCAAGAAAGGCAGCAACAAAATTTTGCATCTACAGAAACAAGGCAAATATTAGGTAGGCAGATCACATTAGGATTTTCAGAACCACTTTTTAAACTTGGCCCCTTGCGTACGCCTTTTGATGCCACGGCTTCAGTTGGTTATAAAGTAATTGCAGAGACTTTAACAAATCGTGAATATTTCACAGTCAATTTAAAAGCGGATTGGAAACCAACGTTTTTTGATTTAAATTGGAATATAAGTCAATCTATAACGCATGAATCTTCAAATTCTACCAGTTCAGAAAGTGCAATTGTTCAAGTTTTAGATAGTCCTTCCATTATCATTCGGGAATTAACAAGCAGTGTTACTTTAGACAATACTGACAATCCTGCATGGCCTACTAAAGGAAGTCGGCACAATTTACAGGTTAGTTTTGCGCGATTTGGCCTTGATTCAGAAGTTCAATACAATCGCTATGTCGTTTCAACGGACTTATATTTTCCACTTTATAAAAAATTGAGCGGAGCAATTACTCTAGGGGGGAAATTTATAGTTGATACCGTAAATAAAAGTGGAGATACTGTTACCCCTCCTGCCTCAAGGCGTGAGACTCTTACGGACACAGCCCTTGTTCGTGGATTTCCTGAAACTTATGGTTCAGCGGCTCCCGGGCCTCTTCTATGGGTCCATTATAATCAAAGTAATCCTACGTTAAATTGCCCGACGCAGTTAACTTCGATAGGGGCTACTAATCTAATTTATTTTAAGGCAGAAGCTCGTTACCGCTTTAATGATAATATCGGTTTTGTTGCATTTTTTGATACCGCTACGAATTATTTCTCTAGAGCAGAGATAAATAATATAAATAAGTTTATTCAAAACCGCATCAGTTCTGTGCCTTCTTCAACGGACTGTGTTCCAGATCAGGCAGCACTCATTACGACAGGATCGGTGAATTTAAAAAGCTCAAATTTTATAGAACAATATTGGAGACAAGCTTATGTTTCAACTGGATTTGGTTTTCGTTATATAGTAAGTAATTACGCTACCATTAGCTTGGATTATGGTTATCCGTTAAAGGATCCTTCCTCAAATGAAACAGGCTGTGTATCACCTGCAGAAGCTTTGAATGCAACGACTCCACCACGCTGTGTGACGAGAATTCAAGATTCTGCTTATATTAATAATGCGATTCAATTTAAAGGAGCTTTGCACCTGAAAGTTGGTGCACAGTTTTAG